The Brasilonema sennae CENA114 genome includes a region encoding these proteins:
- a CDS encoding photosystem II reaction center protein L produces the protein MERSPNPNKQPVELNRTSLYLGLLMIFVLGILFSSYFFN, from the coding sequence ATGGAAAGAAGCCCCAATCCTAATAAGCAGCCGGTTGAACTGAACCGAACTTCGCTTTACCTCGGACTGTTAATGATTTTCGTTCTTGGTATTTTGTTTTCCAGTTACTTCTTTAACTAA
- the psbE gene encoding cytochrome b559 subunit alpha, translated as MSGTTGERPFSDIITSVRYWVIHSITIPALFIAGWLFVSTGLAYDAFGTPRPNEYYPGARQELPIVNNRFDAKQQVEQFSNTK; from the coding sequence ATGTCAGGAACTACTGGAGAGCGTCCATTTTCGGACATTATTACGAGCGTTCGTTACTGGGTGATCCACAGCATCACCATTCCTGCACTGTTTATTGCGGGTTGGTTGTTTGTCAGCACTGGCTTGGCATACGATGCGTTTGGTACACCTCGCCCTAATGAATATTACCCAGGAGCACGGCAGGAATTGCCAATTGTGAATAACCGTTTTGATGCAAAACAACAAGTAGAACAGTTTAGTAACACAAAGTAG
- the groL gene encoding chaperonin GroEL (60 kDa chaperone family; promotes refolding of misfolded polypeptides especially under stressful conditions; forms two stacked rings of heptamers to form a barrel-shaped 14mer; ends can be capped by GroES; misfolded proteins enter the barrel where they are refolded when GroES binds): protein MAKRIIYNENARRALEKGMDILTEAVAVTLGPKGRNVVLEKKFGAPQIINDGVTIAKEIELEDHVENTGVALIRQAASKTNDAAGDGTTTATVLAHAVVKEGLRNVAAGANAISLKRGIDKATNFLVDKIKEHARPVEDSKAIAQVGSISAGNDEEVGQMIAEAMDKVGKEGVISLEEGKSMTTELEITEGMRFEKGYISPYFATDPERMEAVFDEPFILLTDKKIALVQDLVPVLEQVARAGRPLVIIAEDIEKEALATLVVNRLRGVLNVAAVKAPGFGDRRKSMLEDIGILTGGQVVTEDAGLKLDSTKLDSLGKARRITITKDNTTIVAEGNEAAVKARIDQIRRQIEETESSYDKEKLQERLAKLAGGVAVVKVGAATETEMKDKKLRLEDAINATKAAVEEGIVPGGGTTLAHLSPALEEWANGNLKAEELTGALIVARALAAPLKRIAENAGQNGAVIAERVKEKDFNIGYDAAKNEFVDLFEAGIVDPAKVTRSALQNAASIAGMVLTTECIVVDKPEPKDNAPAGAGAGMGGGDFDY, encoded by the coding sequence ATGGCAAAGCGCATCATTTACAACGAAAACGCACGTCGTGCCCTAGAAAAAGGCATGGACATCTTGACTGAAGCGGTAGCTGTTACCCTCGGTCCCAAAGGTCGTAACGTAGTCCTAGAGAAAAAGTTTGGCGCACCACAAATCATTAATGACGGTGTGACCATTGCTAAAGAAATTGAATTGGAAGACCACGTAGAAAATACTGGCGTTGCTCTGATCCGTCAAGCGGCTTCCAAGACGAACGATGCTGCTGGTGATGGCACCACAACTGCGACCGTTTTGGCTCATGCAGTAGTCAAAGAAGGCTTACGCAACGTCGCAGCTGGTGCAAATGCTATTTCGCTAAAACGTGGTATTGATAAGGCTACCAACTTCTTGGTAGACAAAATCAAAGAACACGCTCGTCCCGTAGAAGATTCCAAAGCAATTGCCCAGGTTGGTTCAATCTCTGCTGGTAACGACGAAGAAGTCGGTCAGATGATTGCCGAAGCAATGGATAAGGTGGGTAAAGAAGGTGTGATTTCCTTGGAAGAAGGAAAGTCCATGACCACGGAATTGGAAATCACCGAAGGGATGCGCTTTGAGAAAGGCTACATCTCTCCCTACTTTGCAACCGATCCTGAGCGGATGGAAGCAGTTTTCGATGAGCCTTTCATCCTGCTAACCGATAAGAAAATCGCCCTGGTGCAAGACCTCGTACCCGTATTAGAGCAAGTAGCTCGTGCTGGTCGTCCTTTGGTGATTATCGCTGAAGATATCGAGAAAGAAGCTTTGGCAACTTTGGTCGTTAACCGCCTGCGTGGTGTGCTGAACGTAGCTGCTGTGAAGGCTCCTGGGTTTGGCGATCGCCGCAAATCAATGCTAGAAGACATCGGTATCCTCACCGGTGGTCAAGTTGTCACAGAAGATGCTGGCTTGAAACTAGATAGCACCAAGTTAGATTCTCTAGGTAAGGCTCGCCGCATCACAATCACCAAAGACAACACCACCATTGTTGCCGAAGGTAACGAAGCTGCAGTTAAAGCTCGGATTGACCAAATTCGCCGTCAAATCGAAGAAACCGAATCTTCCTACGACAAAGAAAAGCTACAAGAGCGTCTTGCTAAGCTAGCTGGTGGTGTCGCCGTCGTTAAGGTAGGCGCTGCGACCGAAACCGAAATGAAGGACAAGAAGCTGCGTTTAGAAGACGCTATCAACGCTACCAAAGCTGCTGTGGAAGAAGGTATCGTTCCTGGTGGTGGTACAACACTGGCTCATTTGTCTCCTGCACTCGAAGAATGGGCAAACGGCAACCTCAAAGCTGAAGAGTTGACTGGTGCGTTAATTGTAGCTCGCGCCTTGGCTGCTCCTCTCAAGAGAATTGCTGAAAACGCTGGTCAGAACGGTGCTGTCATCGCCGAGCGCGTTAAGGAAAAAGACTTCAACATCGGCTACGATGCTGCTAAGAACGAGTTCGTTGATCTGTTTGAAGCTGGTATCGTTGATCCTGCCAAAGTTACCCGTTCTGCTCTGCAAAACGCTGCATCCATTGCTGGTATGGTGTTAACCACTGAATGTATTGTGGTTGACAAGCCTGAGCCAAAGGATAACGCTCCTGCTGGTGCTGGCGCTGGTATGGGCGGCGGCGACTTCGATTACTAA
- the groES gene encoding co-chaperone GroES — MAAVTLSVSTVKPLGDRVFVKVNAAEEKTAGGLYLPDNAKEKPQVGEVVAVGEGKIKDDGARQALDVKVGDKVLYSKYAGTDIKLGTDEYVLLSEKDILAVVS, encoded by the coding sequence ATGGCAGCTGTAACTTTAAGCGTTTCTACAGTTAAACCCCTAGGCGATCGCGTATTCGTCAAAGTGAACGCGGCTGAAGAAAAGACCGCAGGTGGTCTGTATTTACCCGACAACGCAAAAGAAAAGCCCCAAGTAGGCGAAGTTGTTGCCGTCGGTGAAGGCAAGATCAAAGATGACGGTGCTCGTCAAGCGTTGGACGTGAAGGTTGGAGATAAAGTTCTCTACTCCAAATACGCTGGTACCGACATTAAACTTGGAACTGACGAATACGTCCTGCTCTCTGAAAAGGACATTCTGGCAGTCGTTTCATAA
- a CDS encoding LysR family transcriptional regulator, with amino-acid sequence MWLDLMNEVKDSMLKISQLRAFVAVADHANFSLAALHMGLSQSTVSHAIATLEEELGVILFFRSRHGATLTPVGEQVIQEARQILHLLEVIQEKANLEKGLQAGSVRVACVRSIATHVLPEVIARFREKFPKISVVITEYDRYAEVEQALRENHADVGFTLLPTTTEFDTRELFRDEFVALLPPKSIAPNESLSWEQLAGYPMIVNIRSPQHNKTVSAHLLKFGQTLKVDYEVREDSTILSMVKQGLGATVMPRLAAEPIPELIEARSLPVPLERIIGVAILENALLPRGVFAFLDVLKVG; translated from the coding sequence ATGTGGCTTGACTTGATGAATGAAGTCAAAGACAGTATGCTAAAAATCTCTCAGTTGCGGGCTTTTGTGGCTGTTGCTGACCACGCTAACTTCAGCTTGGCTGCTTTACATATGGGGTTATCTCAATCAACTGTCAGTCATGCGATCGCCACACTTGAAGAAGAGCTAGGAGTTATTCTCTTCTTTCGGAGTCGCCACGGTGCAACTTTAACACCAGTTGGAGAGCAGGTGATTCAGGAGGCGCGTCAAATTTTACATTTGTTAGAGGTGATTCAAGAAAAAGCCAACCTGGAAAAAGGATTACAGGCTGGTTCGGTTCGGGTTGCTTGTGTTCGCAGCATTGCAACTCACGTACTACCAGAGGTCATTGCTCGTTTTCGCGAGAAGTTTCCAAAAATTAGTGTGGTGATAACCGAATATGATCGCTATGCAGAAGTAGAACAAGCACTGCGAGAAAATCACGCGGACGTTGGCTTCACCTTGTTACCGACGACAACAGAGTTTGACACACGGGAGTTATTCCGAGATGAGTTTGTTGCGCTGCTACCTCCCAAGTCAATAGCTCCTAATGAGTCGCTTAGTTGGGAACAGTTAGCAGGGTATCCGATGATTGTGAATATCCGCAGTCCTCAGCACAACAAGACAGTCAGCGCTCATCTTTTAAAATTTGGTCAAACTCTCAAAGTTGACTACGAGGTGAGAGAAGATTCGACGATTCTCAGTATGGTTAAGCAAGGATTGGGAGCAACTGTTATGCCTCGACTAGCAGCTGAACCTATACCAGAACTCATAGAAGCGAGGAGTTTGCCAGTACCGTTAGAGAGAATTATTGGAGTTGCTATCCTTGAAAATGCTTTATTGCCCAGAGGTGTCTTTGCTTTTCTGGACGTTCTCAAAGTTGGTTGA
- a CDS encoding alkaline phosphatase, which produces MISWFEKRVRAIASIASCLLFFTTFLMQQPAFAQQVTGNGVNVIIMIGDGMGWEPVRAAAVANNGPFYTRGEGRGLNLQKLKGYTYATTYGTTILDEKTGKFSTGNSALDGSNNVTGQSNLRPGFSFKPLPFNTGTDLTASGSGGATDPSLGNLTGWEVEKGGSNPWTPGTPPPCDITVPVGKSINNIPSRFNCQAEYIKLSVPDSANTAFTLYTGVKSYNNAMVDIFEKPVETILQTARKQGKSTGLLTSVPISHATPGSAEAAVNRRSKYDADYPTLDNIVQQSIRPDFGENPDRPDLQDIFLPTVLLGGGHPLDHDNTVNTPGQPGYKEPGTCNYVYIRASTYKELSGKTSLSDTQACKATAASNPNNRYGYRFLERGPNAAKLLLKTSREIDPNKGERLLGLYGARGQEGNIPVAGADGDYSITGLANFARQSSLYYRTNDAYKRGDLPVNDSDRPLQPGETNDAFIAREVNENPTLADMTQAALNVLGKDKDGFWLMVEGGDVDWGIHDNNIDNIIGTVLDFDKAVGTVINWIQRNGGWQKNVLIVTADHDHYLTLYPNFPQLLRTKGAKALTYGTETDSASVGHSFGSIPEDKYGWGNHTRRPVPVYYQGRPFKLDKYIGKGYKAYGYDVPGIPGGVDQVHIHKAMYEAITGEEPQDAS; this is translated from the coding sequence ATGATTTCCTGGTTTGAAAAGCGTGTACGAGCGATCGCATCGATCGCAAGCTGTTTGCTCTTTTTCACGACGTTCTTGATGCAACAGCCTGCCTTTGCTCAACAGGTCACTGGCAATGGTGTGAACGTCATTATCATGATTGGCGATGGAATGGGTTGGGAACCTGTACGTGCCGCTGCCGTTGCTAATAATGGTCCGTTTTACACCCGTGGAGAAGGTCGTGGTCTGAATTTACAGAAGCTCAAAGGCTATACTTATGCAACGACCTACGGTACGACCATCTTGGATGAGAAAACCGGCAAGTTTTCTACCGGTAACTCGGCATTGGATGGAAGCAACAATGTCACAGGTCAAAGTAATCTTCGTCCTGGGTTTTCCTTTAAGCCTCTACCGTTTAATACCGGTACCGACTTGACAGCAAGTGGATCGGGTGGCGCTACAGACCCCTCGTTAGGTAATCTTACAGGTTGGGAGGTAGAAAAAGGTGGTTCCAATCCTTGGACACCTGGGACACCACCGCCTTGTGACATTACAGTACCAGTCGGAAAATCTATAAATAATATTCCAAGTCGGTTCAACTGTCAAGCAGAATACATCAAGCTGAGTGTACCAGATTCCGCCAACACAGCCTTCACACTTTATACAGGAGTGAAGAGCTACAATAACGCGATGGTAGACATCTTTGAAAAGCCTGTGGAAACGATTCTGCAAACGGCGAGAAAGCAAGGTAAATCAACAGGTCTGTTGACCTCTGTTCCCATCAGCCACGCAACGCCTGGTTCAGCTGAAGCAGCTGTCAATCGCCGTTCCAAGTATGATGCTGACTATCCAACTTTGGATAATATTGTGCAGCAGTCTATTCGACCGGATTTTGGTGAAAACCCAGACCGACCTGACCTACAGGACATTTTCTTACCCACAGTGCTGTTGGGCGGTGGTCATCCCCTGGATCATGACAATACAGTTAATACACCAGGTCAACCCGGTTACAAAGAACCAGGTACTTGCAACTACGTCTACATCAGGGCATCCACTTATAAGGAATTGAGCGGTAAGACTTCTTTAAGTGATACACAAGCGTGCAAAGCCACTGCTGCATCGAATCCCAACAACCGCTACGGCTATCGTTTCTTAGAACGTGGTCCAAATGCGGCAAAGCTTCTCCTCAAGACTTCCAGAGAAATTGATCCTAACAAAGGTGAACGCCTGCTGGGACTCTACGGTGCCCGAGGACAGGAAGGCAACATTCCAGTAGCTGGTGCTGATGGTGATTACAGCATCACTGGTCTTGCCAACTTTGCCCGTCAGTCTTCTTTGTACTATCGTACCAACGATGCTTACAAGCGAGGCGATTTACCAGTTAATGATAGCGATCGCCCACTCCAGCCAGGTGAAACCAATGACGCTTTCATTGCGCGTGAAGTGAACGAAAATCCTACCTTAGCCGACATGACCCAAGCAGCACTAAATGTCCTAGGCAAAGACAAGGACGGTTTTTGGCTGATGGTCGAAGGCGGAGATGTCGATTGGGGAATTCATGACAACAACATCGATAACATCATTGGTACAGTGCTCGATTTCGACAAGGCTGTAGGCACTGTCATCAACTGGATTCAGCGTAACGGTGGTTGGCAAAAGAACGTCTTGATTGTTACAGCTGATCACGACCATTACCTGACTTTGTATCCTAACTTCCCTCAACTGCTGAGAACCAAGGGTGCTAAAGCGCTCACTTATGGCACCGAAACTGATTCAGCTTCCGTAGGTCATAGCTTTGGGTCAATTCCTGAGGACAAATACGGGTGGGGAAACCACACCCGTCGTCCAGTACCAGTTTATTATCAGGGCAGACCGTTCAAGCTGGACAAGTACATCGGTAAGGGATATAAAGCCTACGGATATGATGTTCCTGGCATTCCAGGTGGAGTAGATCAGGTTCACATTCACAAGGCAATGTATGAGGCAATCACGGGTGAAGAACCTCAGGATGCTTCATAG
- a CDS encoding photosynthesis system II assembly factor Ycf48, giving the protein MLPIVKNCQRILALFVVILMCVGCSNVASTTFNPWEVISIPTQAKLLDIAFTDNPQHGFLVGSNATLLETKDGGTTWQPLELELDDQRYRFNTVSFAGKEGWIAGEPALLLHTTDEGRSWSRIQLSENLPGNPVSTVALGKNTVEIATDVGAIYKTTDGGKNWKAQVEQAVGVVRNIERSPDGKYVAVSAKGNFYSTWEPGLNAWEPHKRNSSRRVENMGFAENGQVWMLARGGQVQFTDPAHPEEWQKAQNPELSTSWGLLDLAYRTPDEVWVSGGSGNLLRSPDGGKTWEKDRDVEEVPANFYKIVFLSPDKGFVIGDRGVLLKYNPSIAAATKSEAA; this is encoded by the coding sequence ATGCTTCCAATTGTGAAAAATTGCCAACGAATACTCGCTTTGTTCGTGGTCATCCTTATGTGTGTTGGTTGTAGTAATGTCGCCTCAACCACCTTCAACCCTTGGGAAGTTATTTCTATCCCAACACAAGCAAAACTACTGGATATTGCTTTTACAGATAACCCCCAGCATGGTTTTCTAGTAGGCAGCAATGCTACTCTTTTGGAAACAAAAGATGGTGGTACAACTTGGCAACCTTTAGAATTAGAATTAGATGACCAAAGGTATCGTTTTAATACGGTCAGTTTTGCAGGAAAAGAGGGATGGATAGCTGGAGAACCGGCTTTGTTATTACACACCACCGATGAAGGTCGTTCTTGGTCCCGCATTCAACTGAGTGAAAATCTACCAGGTAATCCTGTTAGTACTGTTGCTTTAGGAAAAAACACAGTTGAGATCGCGACAGATGTTGGAGCGATATACAAAACCACAGATGGCGGTAAAAACTGGAAAGCACAGGTAGAACAAGCTGTTGGTGTGGTTCGCAACATCGAACGTTCTCCTGATGGCAAATATGTGGCTGTTTCTGCAAAAGGTAACTTCTACTCAACTTGGGAACCAGGGTTAAATGCTTGGGAACCCCACAAGCGGAATAGTTCCCGACGGGTAGAAAATATGGGATTTGCCGAAAATGGTCAAGTATGGATGTTAGCACGAGGTGGTCAGGTACAGTTTACCGACCCAGCTCACCCAGAGGAATGGCAGAAAGCTCAAAATCCAGAGCTTTCTACTAGTTGGGGGTTACTAGATCTGGCTTATCGTACACCAGATGAAGTTTGGGTTAGTGGTGGTAGCGGTAATTTGCTGCGCAGTCCTGATGGTGGCAAAACTTGGGAAAAAGACCGTGACGTTGAAGAAGTTCCCGCCAATTTCTACAAAATTGTTTTTCTGAGTCCAGACAAGGGATTTGTGATTGGCGATCGCGGTGTTTTACTCAAATATAATCCTAGTATCGCAGCTGCTACCAAATCAGAGGCTGCTTAA
- the psbF gene encoding cytochrome b559 subunit beta: MTSGNNVNQPVTYPIFTVRWLAVHTLAVPTIFFLGAIASMQFIQR; the protein is encoded by the coding sequence ATGACTAGCGGAAATAACGTCAATCAACCAGTTACCTATCCAATTTTTACAGTCAGATGGCTAGCAGTTCACACTCTAGCTGTGCCAACTATCTTCTTTTTAGGCGCGATCGCCTCAATGCAGTTTATTCAACGTTAG
- a CDS encoding photosystem II reaction center protein J, translating to MSGSGRIPLWVVATIAGLGVITVVGIFFYGSYAGLGAPT from the coding sequence GTGTCTGGAAGTGGCAGAATACCTCTATGGGTTGTTGCGACAATCGCAGGTTTAGGCGTCATCACCGTTGTAGGTATTTTCTTTTATGGGTCCTACGCCGGACTTGGTGCTCCAACGTGA
- a CDS encoding NIL domain-containing protein, translating to MAIPNQQGKSTIDFRDNRRTTTHITVHIPKELHKQPVISRLISYCGITVNIAAAQLNGHMPQRGCFDLELRGTVFQIASALTYLNELNLEISHPFLTEEQGW from the coding sequence ATGGCCATTCCAAATCAACAGGGTAAATCTACTATCGATTTTCGAGACAACCGACGCACTACAACTCACATTACTGTTCATATTCCCAAGGAGTTGCACAAACAACCGGTAATTTCACGCCTGATATCTTATTGCGGCATCACAGTCAATATTGCAGCAGCCCAACTGAATGGTCATATGCCGCAACGAGGCTGCTTTGATTTAGAGCTACGAGGAACAGTTTTCCAGATTGCTAGTGCCTTAACGTATCTTAATGAACTGAATTTAGAAATTTCCCACCCATTTCTTACTGAAGAACAAGGTTGGTAA
- a CDS encoding Na+/H+ antiporter NhaC family protein — protein MNSLFTLVFCFVILLYSVIKGYFVAYPLLLSLVILLVKFSYQGFAVKSLIKMAFTSSQKAFPVIKILLLIGAVTAVWMAAGTIPALVYYGTQLINPQYFILSAFVLCSFISVLLGTSFGTVSTVGVALMIMAKEGDINPHLVAGAIIAGAYFGDRCSPMSSSAHLVASLTKTKLHRNLRAMISTAWLPLMASSLIYFILSISNPVEIRNSDLISEITKLFNINPLVLLPAFAVTVLCLLNVEVNVTLLASLGIGFFLGIFYQGDSLFKMINFAWVGFNLEQKMDLSEVLTGGGIFSMLRVSLVVILSTSLSGILIGTNTFASVENLLKRASSRSRLFFGTTTVGLASAAFGCTQTLAILLTHQLVKEKYEQERLDNYELATDIENTAVVLSPLIPWNIAGLVPATLLMTDSGFIPYAVYLYLIPIWNWVRYKLAESKMQDEFE, from the coding sequence ATGAATTCATTATTTACTTTAGTTTTTTGCTTTGTTATCTTGCTGTATAGCGTTATCAAAGGTTACTTTGTTGCCTATCCACTTTTACTTTCTCTCGTCATACTCCTTGTTAAATTCTCTTACCAAGGCTTTGCAGTCAAATCTTTAATCAAAATGGCTTTCACTAGTAGTCAAAAAGCTTTTCCAGTCATCAAAATTCTCTTATTAATTGGAGCAGTGACAGCCGTGTGGATGGCAGCAGGAACCATTCCTGCTTTAGTTTACTATGGAACTCAATTAATAAATCCTCAATATTTTATACTTTCAGCCTTTGTCCTCTGCAGTTTTATTTCTGTACTATTGGGCACCTCATTTGGCACAGTTAGTACTGTAGGAGTTGCCCTGATGATTATGGCAAAAGAAGGAGACATTAACCCTCATTTAGTTGCTGGAGCAATTATTGCAGGAGCCTATTTTGGAGATAGGTGTTCTCCTATGTCTTCTAGTGCGCATCTTGTGGCGAGCCTTACCAAAACCAAGCTACATAGAAACCTAAGAGCTATGATATCAACTGCTTGGTTGCCTTTAATGGCTTCTAGCTTGATTTATTTCATCCTTTCAATCAGCAATCCTGTTGAAATTAGAAATAGTGATTTAATTTCCGAAATTACTAAATTATTTAATATTAACCCACTCGTCTTACTTCCAGCTTTTGCGGTTACAGTGCTTTGTCTTTTGAACGTAGAAGTGAACGTAACATTGCTCGCCAGTCTTGGAATTGGATTCTTTTTAGGGATATTTTACCAAGGTGATTCTTTGTTTAAAATGATAAATTTTGCTTGGGTTGGCTTCAACTTAGAACAAAAAATGGACTTGAGTGAAGTTCTGACAGGAGGAGGCATCTTTTCGATGCTTAGAGTTTCACTAGTCGTCATTCTATCGACTTCTCTATCAGGAATTCTCATCGGAACAAACACATTCGCAAGTGTAGAAAATCTTCTCAAAAGAGCTTCTTCCAGAAGTCGTTTATTTTTCGGAACTACTACAGTTGGGTTAGCATCAGCCGCTTTTGGTTGCACTCAAACGCTGGCAATTCTCCTGACTCACCAGCTTGTAAAAGAAAAGTATGAGCAAGAGCGCCTAGATAATTATGAATTAGCAACTGATATCGAAAATACTGCTGTTGTACTATCACCTCTCATTCCTTGGAATATTGCTGGATTAGTACCAGCAACTTTATTGATGACTGATTCAGGATTTATCCCCTATGCCGTTTATTTATATCTCATTCCAATTTGGAATTGGGTTCGATATAAGTTAGCAGAATCTAAAATGCAAGATGAGTTTGAATAA
- a CDS encoding cation diffusion facilitator family transporter produces MLSVKQHLNWFEIGFARSCTCCKLDIGETNQPQKKIWRLWLVLALLISVLPAEIGIGLWSHSLSLQADAGHLISDIGALGLTLLASWLAGRPAASRATFGHGRVEILAALINGVGLVAIAGFIAWETFERFQHPEPVLSLPLLLGAGLGLIVNSLNLTLLHKHSLNDLNLRAAFLHIVADAFSSVGILVAAVVIYWLKWWWIDPIISLLIACFAGLSAIPLIWSSLEIFLEYAPRSINPTHVEAALQRFAAVHRVEMLRIWEIRSGQIALCAHLCIDPLDAQKRDHLQWELQTHLVEAFGIHESTLQLSSQSVTNLVPLHPLLNRSLVSYIHKQSTKITS; encoded by the coding sequence ATGCTTTCGGTTAAGCAGCACTTGAATTGGTTTGAAATTGGCTTTGCTCGCTCCTGCACTTGTTGTAAGTTAGATATTGGGGAAACAAACCAGCCTCAGAAAAAAATTTGGCGATTATGGCTGGTACTGGCGTTGCTGATTAGTGTTCTGCCAGCAGAAATTGGTATTGGGTTATGGAGTCATAGTTTGTCGCTGCAAGCAGATGCTGGACACCTGATCTCGGATATTGGTGCATTGGGGCTAACTCTATTGGCAAGCTGGCTTGCTGGGCGTCCTGCTGCAAGTCGGGCGACCTTTGGACATGGGCGAGTTGAAATTCTGGCGGCGTTGATAAATGGTGTTGGATTGGTGGCGATCGCCGGGTTTATTGCCTGGGAAACATTCGAGCGATTTCAGCATCCAGAACCTGTCTTGAGTCTGCCCTTATTACTAGGAGCAGGACTGGGGTTAATTGTCAACAGCTTGAATTTAACACTGCTGCACAAACACAGCCTTAATGATTTAAATCTCCGGGCGGCGTTTCTGCATATCGTTGCCGATGCATTCAGTTCGGTGGGAATTCTAGTCGCAGCAGTGGTGATTTACTGGCTGAAATGGTGGTGGATCGATCCAATCATCAGCTTATTGATTGCCTGTTTTGCTGGTCTAAGCGCTATTCCCTTGATCTGGAGTAGCTTGGAAATTTTCCTAGAGTATGCCCCCCGCTCCATTAACCCTACTCATGTTGAAGCAGCATTGCAACGGTTTGCTGCAGTGCATCGGGTTGAAATGCTGCGGATTTGGGAAATTAGATCCGGTCAGATTGCTTTGTGCGCCCACTTATGTATCGATCCATTGGATGCCCAAAAGCGGGATCACTTGCAATGGGAGTTACAAACTCATTTGGTCGAAGCGTTTGGGATTCACGAATCGACGTTGCAATTATCTAGCCAAAGTGTGACAAACTTAGTTCCTTTGCATCCGTTACTCAACCGGAGCTTAGTTTCATATATTCATAAGCAATCGACTAAAATCACCTCATAA
- a CDS encoding response regulator transcription factor translates to MKEPSMKDHKRLLLIDDDPNLILLVKDYLEFRGYDVSTAENGREALDILEQDIPDMIICDVMMPEMDGYTFVEQVRQTERTSWIPVLFLSAKGQSSDRVKGLNKGADVYMVKPFEPEELVAQVESSLKQTIRWKEHQAKGGDNGSRIQVPFDVQLTPTELKVVQFVARGLANREIAEELNVSQRTVESHVSNMLGKTNLHNRTELARWAIENQMA, encoded by the coding sequence ATGAAAGAACCCAGCATGAAAGATCACAAACGACTTCTACTTATTGATGATGATCCTAACCTCATCTTGCTGGTGAAGGATTACTTGGAATTCCGGGGTTATGATGTCAGCACCGCCGAAAATGGTCGAGAAGCACTGGACATTTTAGAGCAGGATATTCCAGACATGATCATTTGCGATGTGATGATGCCAGAAATGGACGGTTATACTTTTGTAGAACAAGTCCGGCAAACTGAACGCACCAGTTGGATTCCCGTTTTATTCCTTTCAGCTAAGGGACAAAGCTCAGACCGAGTAAAAGGTCTGAATAAAGGTGCTGATGTGTACATGGTCAAGCCTTTTGAGCCGGAAGAATTGGTCGCACAAGTAGAATCTTCTCTGAAGCAGACCATTCGCTGGAAAGAACACCAAGCAAAAGGAGGAGATAACGGTTCACGCATCCAAGTTCCCTTCGATGTACAGTTAACCCCAACAGAACTCAAAGTAGTGCAATTTGTGGCTAGGGGCTTAGCTAACCGCGAAATAGCTGAAGAATTAAATGTCAGCCAACGCACGGTAGAAAGCCATGTGTCCAATATGTTGGGCAAAACCAATCTCCACAATCGCACTGAACTAGCGCGGTGGGCAATTGAAAATCAAATGGCGTAA